The Spirochaetota bacterium DNA window TAGGGTATAAAAATATTTCCAAAGGAATAAGGCGTATTGATGAATTTATACAAGAGGTAACACTAATTGAACACATCATTAAGAATTTGCATATAGCATTGGATGAGCCGCTAAGTAAAGTTATAGATAAGTTAGAAGAAACAAAAAGAGAAATTGCTGAAGAAATCAAACAAAAGCATGAAGAAAAAAGAAAGGCTAAAGAAGAAAAGCGTAAAAATTTCAAACCATTTTTGTACTGTGTAACCCAAAACAAAATCCCATCGACAATTTTTGTAGCTGCAATTACCAAGTCCTATTTACTAAAAAAGGTAAGCCTGCCGGTCAATTTTAATCAACTATCGCATCTAAAAAAACGTGCTGCAATACTTAAAGCAATATGTGAACACTATGATTTTGTGCAACAGCGTTGGGATAGCAAAGTGCCTGCCTTTGGAGAAATACTTGCCTATACATAAGTGCCAACCTTTGAGTATAATGAAGAGGATCTTCATGTATATACTTTAAAGAGGGAATTTATTGAACATCCACCACGTTTTTATCAGGAAATTGTATTAGGCGTAGCAAGAGTTGGTATTCATAAGGGGAAAGATTTAACAAAAATCTTTAAGAATGTGGAAATAATTGCAGAAAAGATGAGGTAGTAATGAAGGTAGCAAAAGTAATAAATTATTTGTAAAATGAAAAAATGTTTAATAGTATGGTAGAAGGGGGCACGTTCAAATGAAAGAGTAAACTATAATGCAATAATGGCGTAGGCAACTAACTGATATTGTACTATGAGGATTTGTAGTAAAAAATAATGTTTGTAAAAATAAATTTGACAAACATTTCTTACTGGAGCTTTGTATTGATACAGAACAGTTGAGTATTTAAATGTGAGGTTGTATATGTCTAAAGAACTAAAATTTTTTAATACGCTCAAAGATATTTTTATAGGAGCAAAAATTGAAGGAACCGGTGGCTTCATTAACCTGATGCGTATTAAATCAAAATACTATGAAAAAATCGGACAACTTTTGAAAAAAGATGTTGATGAGGCATTAAAGAAATATCCTGATTTTCGTGAAGAGTTATTTGACAAACTATACAACTTTTTTAGTCGTTATTTTAGTGAAAGTGGAAGTATATATTTTAACTCTACACCATTTCATAATAATGTTTATGAAAAAGTCTATACTAATGAAAAAGATGTTGTCCTGTTTTGGAAAACACAAATGCTTTATTATGTAAAGACCGATAGAATATTTCGCAGTATGCCTGTAGAGT harbors:
- a CDS encoding site-specific DNA-methyltransferase; amino-acid sequence: MSKELKFFNTLKDIFIGAKIEGTGGFINLMRIKSKYYEKIGQLLKKDVDEALKKYPDFREELFDKLYNFFSRYFSESGSIYFNSTPFHNNVYEKVYTNEKDVVLFWKTQMLYYVKTDRIFRSMPVEFDGKKFDFDTSTIENKKANEKRSLIYELKEIKDGKTIVFNVIYSEKGRITKTDDILKEIKKKHIQITEEDLERAFRIFEKQSEVDLFINKNAKA